The genomic window GAATTGACGCCATTTTTCTTCCCCCTCGTTTTTAACTAAATTTATTGTAAACCCTTTCATAAGATGAAAGCTATGTACAGCTTGCACAAAGAATGACAATATGGCTTTGTGCAAACTGTACATGAATCAAGTTGGCTGGTGCATAAACAAATGCGTAAGCGCTGCATGAGAGAATATGCGTAAATCAAGCCCTGTTTGGGCGTTGAATTTATCAAGTCGGTACTGAAGACTATTTCGATGTAAATGAAGTGCTTTAGCTGTTTGTGATGTATTCAAATTATTTTTGAAGAATACAGTGATTGTATGTAACAATTCTTCATCGTGAAGCAGCTCGTTTGAAAGAAAGTGACTGCGCAATTGTTCAAATTCGGTGTTATGCAGCTGCTGTTTTAATTCAGCTAAACTTGATTCAGTGGCACTGAAAATATGGGTTGAACGTTTCTTGTCCATTTGTTTTAAAAAAAGCTTTTTTTCAAATGACAGTCTTGTTTTACATTGATTTGAGTGAATAGGAATGCCTAAAAATGTATAAAGGATTGTATAGAAATCTGACTCAATTAATTCCGTTAAAGCATCTAAATCATATTCACGATAATCAGATGGAAACAATAGCAAACCATTCGTATTGCTTTCCCAAATCATAAGGGTAGAGATAGGGAAGAATGATAAAATTGCTTCTCGAAACGAGTCATAATCATCGATAGGTTGTTCAATATAAAAATGTAAAGCGGTGAACGTTCCAGCATTTGGTGGTTGTTCACCAACAGCATATAGATAATTTGACCATTCTTGTTCCTCAGCTGTGGCTGGTCGTGGTGTATGATCCACCTCTGTTAACAGCAAGGATAAAAGCGTTCGTTCACGTTGTGTAATCTTTAACCGATGAAAATAGAAAACGTGTTGTTTATACTGAAAAGAAATACGGTCTGATACGTTATCACTAGGATGCCAAAATGCATGTGAAAATGTTTGGTTTATGGTTTCATTCATTTGAAAACATACCTTTCTGTTGATCGCTTGTGTGTAGTATAACAAAAAAAAAGCTCGAGATTGAGCTTTTTAATCCTGTTTTTCCTTTGTAATTGGCATGTCTTCTTCAATTTTTCCGCCAGTATGCGGATCAACACGTCCACCATGTAAACCTTCGTTTACATAGCGGTCAATATCAAGTTCGTATTCTTTACGGCTATCCAAATCTTTTCGTTCCTTCATTTTACCATCCCTCCTCTTAATAGAATGGCAAAATGATTAGATTTTATGCTTTGGTTGGTGTTCTTCTTCATAAACGTGATAGAGCATTAAGTCATGTACAGCTTGCTTTAACTGCTCATCCCTTATTTTTTTCTCAACTTGCGCACCCTCCCACGTAATGGAACCATCAAAGTGATAAGTGCCAGATATGAACTGTCCTTTAAAGTAAAAAGAAAAAGCCCAACTTTGCTTCTGAGTGCGTTGATATAAGGGTTTATATTGGAAATGTACAAGCATTCGAATCGCTCCTTTATCAAGTTGTAAAGGGTTACATAATTCAGTCTATCATAGTGTTCGTTTTCTGTGGGAACAAAAATAAGCTATACTAAGGACAAAGCGTTTAAATTCTTTTTTTGAAGGAGGCAGTTTGCTGCTAAGAAGCAGTAAGCGTTTAATGTGCAATGGATTTTGTTAGTTCTTCTTCTCGCTGTAGTAGGTGCAATTGTCGGTGCAGCAACTAATGCGCTAGCGATTAGGATGTTGTTTCGACCTCATCGAGCGTACTATATAGGAAAGTGGCAACTGCCGTTAACACCAGGATTATTACCGAGAAGACAGCAAGAGCTCGCAACACAGATGGGAAATCTAGTAGCGAATCATTTATTAACAGCCGAAGGGTTAAGTAAAAAATTAACGAGTGACATGTTTTCAAAGGAGCTCACTGATTGGGTAAGTGGGCGAGTGAAACAATGGTTAACAAGCGACAATACAGTTGAATCAATGTTAAAACCACTATTATCTATTGACAATGGTAAAGACCAGCTTGTTATTAAATCAAGGATGTGGTTAAAAGAACGACTGAAACAGTATGTACAGAAGCACCAAGATACAGCAGCAAAGCAACTGGTTCCACAGGAAATTCAGTCTGCTATCGTAAGCTATTTGCCAGGTCTCTCAAAAACGATGGTTTCAAAAGCGAAAGTATATGTAGAAAGTGCAGAAGGCCAAGAAAAAATGGCTGCTATGGCGACGAACTTTTTGTCGTCAAAAGGCAAGTTTGGTGGAATGGTTTCAATGTTTCTTTCCAGCGAAAAAGTAGTGGAGATGGTTTATCCAGAAATTGTTAAATTTTTGGATGATGAAAAAACAACAGAGATGCTTCATGGTTTACTTGCTCGTGAGTGGGAGCAGTTACTAGAAAAACCTGTATCGTCATTTGAAGCAGAAAAATATATTGACACCGTCATTGATAAAGCAACGGTTGGTTTAGAAAAGAACATCCCGCTTTTAAATTGGTACGATGCACCTCTTCAAACATGGACAACGCCATATATTAATCAAATTGTCGATAAGTGGGCCCCTCAACTTGTTCGTGTAACAACAGGTTATATAGAGGTGCATTTAACGTCCATTATGA from Shouchella hunanensis includes these protein-coding regions:
- a CDS encoding DUF5342 family protein, which gives rise to MLVHFQYKPLYQRTQKQSWAFSFYFKGQFISGTYHFDGSITWEGAQVEKKIRDEQLKQAVHDLMLYHVYEEEHQPKHKI
- a CDS encoding DUF445 domain-containing protein, producing the protein MQWILLVLLLAVVGAIVGAATNALAIRMLFRPHRAYYIGKWQLPLTPGLLPRRQQELATQMGNLVANHLLTAEGLSKKLTSDMFSKELTDWVSGRVKQWLTSDNTVESMLKPLLSIDNGKDQLVIKSRMWLKERLKQYVQKHQDTAAKQLVPQEIQSAIVSYLPGLSKTMVSKAKVYVESAEGQEKMAAMATNFLSSKGKFGGMVSMFLSSEKVVEMVYPEIVKFLDDEKTTEMLHGLLAREWEQLLEKPVSSFEAEKYIDTVIDKATVGLEKNIPLLNWYDAPLQTWTTPYINQIVDKWAPQLVRVTTGYIEVHLTSIMKSLRLNEVIEQQVASFSMANLEELIMKITKKELRLITLLGGVIGGTVGLIQALIVHFFY
- a CDS encoding PucR family transcriptional regulator, whose translation is MNETINQTFSHAFWHPSDNVSDRISFQYKQHVFYFHRLKITQRERTLLSLLLTEVDHTPRPATAEEQEWSNYLYAVGEQPPNAGTFTALHFYIEQPIDDYDSFREAILSFFPISTLMIWESNTNGLLLFPSDYREYDLDALTELIESDFYTILYTFLGIPIHSNQCKTRLSFEKKLFLKQMDKKRSTHIFSATESSLAELKQQLHNTEFEQLRSHFLSNELLHDEELLHTITVFFKNNLNTSQTAKALHLHRNSLQYRLDKFNAQTGLDLRIFSHAALTHLFMHQPT